Proteins encoded within one genomic window of bacterium:
- a CDS encoding agmatinase, whose protein sequence is MSPSVNPVPVGRATFLDVPRCTDPSTIDAHVAIIGVPFGVPYDLDYSTMASIGPRAIREQSTHYAPRYLTHYDYDFAGELFGGRGVKIVDCGDVTMVPGRWVENSRMATATIKTIVDRGAVPIVLGGEHSTPIPVMRAYEGRGPMCVVQIDAHIDWRDEIDGVREGLSSTMRRASELPCVKGMAQIGIRGFGSARKREFDDAREYGSVLVGAEELHRVGAEDVLRRVPASDRYYITLDADGLDPSIAPGVWNPAFGGVTYYEATNLLRGIAAKGRVVGFDVVEIVPSADVQNMTSRLAARLIMNLIGAMAHEGQIG, encoded by the coding sequence GTGTCCCCTAGCGTGAACCCCGTACCAGTGGGCCGTGCGACGTTCCTCGATGTGCCGCGTTGTACGGACCCGAGTACGATCGATGCGCATGTCGCGATCATCGGGGTCCCGTTCGGCGTCCCATACGACCTGGACTATTCAACAATGGCGAGCATCGGCCCCCGTGCGATCCGTGAGCAATCGACGCACTACGCCCCTCGGTATCTGACCCATTACGACTACGACTTTGCTGGGGAACTGTTCGGCGGCCGTGGGGTGAAAATCGTCGACTGCGGCGATGTGACGATGGTACCTGGGCGATGGGTGGAAAACTCGAGGATGGCAACTGCGACGATTAAAACCATCGTCGACCGCGGCGCCGTGCCCATCGTCCTTGGAGGTGAGCATTCGACCCCGATCCCCGTCATGCGTGCCTACGAAGGGCGCGGGCCGATGTGCGTGGTGCAGATCGACGCTCACATTGACTGGCGAGATGAGATCGACGGCGTCCGCGAAGGGCTGAGCAGTACGATGCGCCGAGCTTCCGAGTTGCCGTGCGTGAAGGGCATGGCCCAGATTGGGATCCGAGGCTTCGGCAGCGCTCGGAAGCGAGAATTCGATGATGCTCGCGAGTACGGATCGGTCCTTGTTGGAGCGGAAGAACTGCATCGGGTAGGGGCCGAGGACGTTCTCCGCCGCGTGCCGGCTTCAGATCGCTACTACATTACGCTCGATGCGGACGGCCTCGACCCGAGCATCGCGCCAGGCGTGTGGAACCCAGCATTCGGTGGCGTCACATACTACGAGGCGACCAACCTGCTCCGAGGCATCGCCGCAAAGGGAAGGGTTGTGGGGTTCGACGTTGTTGAGATAGTGCCAAGCGCCGATGTACAGAACATGACGAGCCGGCTCGCTGCGCGGCTGATCATGAACCTCATCGGCGCTATGGCTCACGAGGGTCAAATCGGTTAA